The following proteins are encoded in a genomic region of Dioscorea cayenensis subsp. rotundata cultivar TDr96_F1 chromosome 8, TDr96_F1_v2_PseudoChromosome.rev07_lg8_w22 25.fasta, whole genome shotgun sequence:
- the LOC120266907 gene encoding transcription termination factor MTEF1, chloroplastic, producing the protein MSGLRSLCLSPSSMLPSNSNNSSSIKVTTKPATTLSFSIKEQHQQQQSIDDHLPLPLPDLPSHVKEKILFLELLGIDSGRALSLNPDLRSASSDSINSIVSYLLSKGIHHKDLARIFGMCPKILTSSISADIAPVFRFLYSDLLVPESNFRRVINKCPRLLVSSVRDQLKPALIYLQRLGFYDKESLAYHDTILLVSNVEKTLIPKLQYLVNLGFTRDDAVAMVLRCPGLFTFSIENNFKPKYEYFAEEMSGTLEDLKEFPQYFAFSLEKRIKPRHQQLIQFGVYVPLPDMLKTTDEEFKDMIHKQKAKL; encoded by the coding sequence ATGTCAGGCCTTCGTTCTCTATGCCTTTCTCCATCTTCTATGCTCCccagcaacagcaacaacagcagcagcatcAAAGTCACTACAAAGCCAGCAACAACATTGAGTTTCAGTATCAAAGAACAACACCAGCAGCAGCAAAGCATTGATGACCATCTACCTCTTCCACTGCCTGACCTGCCATCCCATGTCAAAGAGAAGATCCTCTTCCTTGAGCTCTTGGGCATAGACTCCGGCCGTGCCCTCTCTCTCAACCCTGATCTCCGCTCCGCCTCATCAGACTCTATCAACTCCATTGTATCATACCTCCTCTCCAAGGGAATTCACCACAAAGACCTCGCCCGCATTTTTGGCATGTGCCCCAAGATCCTTACTTCCAGCATCTCTGCCGATATCGCCCCTGTTTTCCGCTTCCTCTACAGCGATCTCCTCGTCCCCGAGTCAAATTTTCGGAGAGTCATCAACAAGTGCCCCAGATTACTAGTTTCAAGTGTCAGAGACCAGCTCAAACCTGCCCTCATTTACTTGCAGAGACTTGGTTTCTATGACAAAGAGTCCTTAGCGTATCATGATACTATACTGTTAGTTTCCAATGTTGAGAAAACTCTCATTCCCAAGTTGCAGTATCTTGTAAACCTTGGTTTTACTCGCGATGACGCCGTCGCAATGGTGCTCCGGTGCCCAGGTTTGTTCACCTTCAGCATTGAGAACAATTTCAAGCCGAAATACGAATACTTTGCCGAGGAGATGAGTGGGACATTGGAGGACCTCAAGGAATTTCCTCAGTATTTTGCCTTTAGTTTGGAGAAGAGGATCAAACCCAGGCATCAGCAACTGATTCAGTTTGGTGTCTATGTTCCTCTCCCTGATATGCTCAAGACCACAGATGAGGAGTTCAAGGATATGATTCATAAACAAAAGGCGAAATTGTAA
- the LOC120267352 gene encoding uncharacterized protein LOC120267352 — translation MSSGGGKVRVGKYELGRTLGEGTFGKVKFARNARTGENVAIKILDKEKIIRHKMVNQIKREIATMKLIRHPNVIRMHEVMASKTTIYLVLEFVTGGELFDKIASLGRFREVEARKYFQQLINAVDYCHSRGVFHRDLKPENLLLDSSGILKVSDFGLSALPQQVREDGLLHTTCGTPNYVAPEVINDKGYDGAKADLWSCGVILFVLMAGYLPFEDSNLASLYKKIFKADFTCPSWFSTSAKKLIKRILDPNPETRITISEVLENDWFKKGYQPPSFEMANVNLDDVDALFNESEDAGNFVLEKRKERPSIMNAFELISTSQGLNLGTLFEKQGFKRVTRFASKLPPSEILSKIEAAATPLGFDVEKHKYKLKLQGQKTGRKGHLFIATEVFEVAPLLNIVELRKSNGDTLEFNKFYKNLSTDLKDVLIVTGEANGTIGLGATRDRVSLGREREREREREMREEVISSGTAEAFVLARSSSPPPTPAASSAGASSPALPPNVGSTDWLGSSAQGSKAGSCPGQRIPRTSLSTNAGGSSEPFCRPWERGDLLRRLATFKPSNWCGKPKGATSLDCARRGWINIDTDKIECESCGVQFTFTILASWTPADVDSAGEAFADQLDSGHKVTCPWRGNCCADSLVQFPPTPLSAVMGGYKDRCDGLLQFPALPVTASSAVEEMRLSRGTQIDRFLLQPNSISSGELSYKVDHMTAVEFPHDDGSDVYYHAQKLISLCGWEPRWLPNVQDCEEHSTQSARVPSSFGPTEDEFPNSNYRGTLKNTFCVSATRDTGKRKKRAQESRCNSRSPLLDCSLCGATVRIWDFITVHRPARFGQNIDAPETTKKLVSGINGWVAADGNEKERVEGRGEAPPNDGGKSLSNAGVDLNLTMAGGLPSQPGIPAMTEHFNDGDMGRDLMIGQPSGSEVGDRAASYESRGPSMRKRNLEEGGSTVDRPQDRIQHVDSMEGTVIDRDGDEVDDSIHNSDGPSKRPRGLDIFDTYHSSGRAESSGAGLNRTLCFDIDIDVNRVDSCKEGSNMAAGIPSTRDSARASSVIAMDTICRSAEADSMESVENYPADVDDVQFPSSSMGKNLDMNDALEQNYSNPAQQSTCVQPAAGSVAREMGVSSTNEEEEILNAETASAHARDRFSFGISGGSVGMGASHEAEIHGVDISIHRADSVVGDAEPIAEVTENVGQTGESAPGPGLMDEFNPEEMDREDPHGDSQDMMSRSLIRADSGSKIYGSTKADSVESEEKISHTLGHESSAHPSLSCNAVICSGYEASKEEVTQKGKTSAVDDYPPESDYVPKKGTALPGPANGENEYEGEVREFDPIKHHNYYCPWVNGNVAAAGCGSNTVSSSSSFTALSGWQLTLDALDTLQSVGHVPIQTMQSESAASLYKDEHLTPSQKLLRHHSTSKSHGHR, via the exons ATGAGCTCCGGGGGTGGAAAAGTGAGGGTGGGTAAGTATGAGCTGGGGAGGACGCTGGGGGAGGGGACTTTCGGGAAGGTGAAGTTTGCGAGGAATGCTCGGACTGGGGAGAATGTTGCCATTAAGATTCTCGACAAAGAGAAGATCATCCGGCATAAGATGGTCAATCAG ATCAAGCGAGAAATTGCGACTATGAAACTGATTAGACACCCAAATGTGATTCGTATGCATGAG GTGATGGCCAGCAAGACAACAATATACCTAGTTTTGGAATTTGTGACTGGTGGTGAACTCTTTGACAAAATT GCTAGTCTCGGAAGGTTTAGAGAAGTGGAAGCTAGGAAATATTTTCAACAGCTAATAAATGCTGTGGATTACTGTCATAGCAGAGGAGTCTTCCACAGGGATCTAAAG CCAGAGAATTTATTATTGGATTCAAGTGGCATTCTTAAAGTCTCTGATTTTGGACTAAGTGCACTACCTCAGCAAGTTCGT GAGGATGGCTTACTTCATACAACATGTGGAACACCAAACTATGTTGCCCCAGAG GTAATCAATGACAAAGGTTATGATGGAGCTAAGGCGGATCTCTGGTCATGTGGAGTTATACTTTTTGTTCTTATGGCCGGATACTTACCTTTTGAAGATTCTAACCTTGCATCGTTGTACAAGAAG ATCTTTAAAGCTGATTTCACTTGTCCTTCTTGGTTTTCCACAAGTGCAAAGAAACTTATCAAAAGAATTTTGGACCCCAACCCCGAAACT CGCATAACAATTTCTGAAGTTCTAGAAAATGATTGGTTTAAAAAAGGTTATCAGCCACCAAGCTTTGAAATGGCAAATGTGAATCTCGATGATGTGGATGCTCTTTTTAATGAGTCGGAG GATGCAGGGAATTTTGTTCTTGAGAAACGAAAAGAAAGGCCTTCAATAATGAATGCATTTGAGCTTATTTCTACTTCTCAGGGTCTGAACCTTGGAACACTCTTTGAGAAACAG GGTTTCAAACGGGTAACGAGATTTGCATCCAAACTTCCTCCAAGTGAGATACTGTCCAAAATTGAAGCAGCAGCCACACCTTTGGGATTCGATGTAGAGAAACACAAATACAAG CTAAAACTTCAAGGACAAAAGACGGGAAGAAAAGGCCACTTGTTCATTGCAACAGAG GTGTTTGAAGTTGCACCCTTGCTTAACATTGTGGAGCTTCGTAAGTCAAACGGCGATACTCTTGAATTTAACAAG TTTTACAAAAATCTTTCAACGGATCTGAAAGACGTTCTGATAGTCACCGGTGAAGCAAATGGA ACTATtg GGCTTGGTGCTACGCGAGATAGAGTTTCGcttgggagagagagagagagagagagagagagagagatgagggAGGAGGTGATAAGCTCGGGGACGGCGGAGGCGTTCGTGCTGGCGAGGTCGTCGTCTCCTCCTCCGACGCCGGCGGCGAG TTCTGCTGGAGCATCCTCTCCTGCGTTGCCACCAAATGTTGGTAGCACAGATTGGCTTGGTAGTAGTGCTCAGGGTTCTAAAGCAGGTTCATGTCCTGGTCAGAGAATTCCCCGTACTTCTTTAAGTACAAATGCTGGTGGTTCTTCAGAACCCTTTTGTAGACCATGGGAAAGAGGAGATCTACTTCGCCGACTTGCCACATTTAAGCCTTCAAATTGGTGTGGAAAACCAAAG GGGGCCACTTCACTGGACTGTGCTCGAAGGGGTTGGATAAACATTGACACTGATAAAATTGAATGCGAGTCATGTGGTGTGCAGTTCACATTTACTATATTGGCATCTTGGACACCTGCTGATG TTGATAGTGCAGGGGAGGCTTTTGCCGACCAGCTTGACTCAGGGCACAAAGTAACATGTCCATGGAGAGGTAACTGCTGCGCTGATAGTCTGGTGCAATTTCCTCCAACTCCTCTTTCGGCAGTTATGGGGGGTTACAAGGATCGATGCGATGGGCTCTTGCAGTTCCCTGCACTTCCTGTAACAGCTTCATCTGCAGTTGAGGAAATGCGCCTTTCAAGGGGTACACAGATCGATCGTTTTCTGTTACAACCAAATTCAATATCATCCGGGGAGTTGAGCTACAAAGTGGATCATATGACAGCTGTTGAATTTCCTCATGATGATGGCTCAGATGTTTACTATCAT GCCCAAAAGCTTATTAGTTTATGCGGTTGGGAGCCTAGATGGCTTCCGAATGTTCAGGATTGTGAAGAGCATTCAACTCAGTCAGCCAGAGTTCCATCCTCATTTGGTCCAACAGAAGACGAGTTCCCAAATTCCAATTATCGTGGAACACTTAAGAATACATTCTGTGTCTCAGCAACAAGAGACACTGGAAAGAGAAAGAAGCGTGCTCAGGAGTCCAGGTGCAATTCAAGATCTCCTTTATTGGACTGCAGTTTATGTGGTGCTACAGTCAGAATTTGGGATTTTATCACTGTACATCGTCCTGCCCGTTTTGGCCAGAACATTGATGCCCCAGAGACAACCAAGAAACTTGTTAGTGGTATTAATGGATGGGTTGCTGCTGATGGTAATGAGAAGGAGCGAGTAGAAGGTCGGGGTGAGGCACCACCAAATGATGGTGGCAAATCACTGTCAAATGCTGGTGTTGATTTGAATCTTACTATGGCTGGAGGATTGCCATCTCAGCCTGGGATACCAGCAATGACTGAACATTTTaatgatggtgacatggggagGGATTTAATGATTGGGCAGCCTTCTGGAAGTGAAGTTGGTGATCGTGCTGCATCATATGAGTCACGAGGTCCTAGCATGAGGAAACGGAACCTAGAGGAGGGTGGTAGCACTGTTGACAGGCCTCAAGACAGGATTCAGCATGTGGATAGCATGGAAGGGACAGTGATTGATCGTGATGGGGATGAAGTTGATGATAGCATACATAATTCTGATGGCCCCTCCAAGCGCCCTCGTGGGTTAGATATATTTGACACATACCACTCATCTGGAAGGGCGGAATCTTCTGGTGCTGGTCTTAATCGTACTTTATGTTTTGATATAGATATCGATGTTAACAGAGTTGATTCTTGTAAAGAAGGGAGTAACATGGCTGCTGGTATCCCATCCACTAGAGACTCTGCTCGAGCATCCTCTGTTATTGCAATGGACACAATTTGCCGAAGTGCTGAAGCAGATTCCATGGAAAGTGTTGAAAATTATCCTGCAGATGTTGATGATGTACAGTTCCCCTCATCAAGCATGGGTAAGAACCTTGACATGAATGATGCTTTGGAACAAAACTACAGCAATCCTGCACAGCAAAGCACCTGTGTACAACCTGCTGCTGGAAGTGTTGCCAGAGAAATGGGAGTGAGCAgtacaaatgaagaagaagaaattctcaATGCAGAAACTGCTTCTGCTCATGCTAGGGATAGGTTCAGTTTCGGGATTAGTGGAGGAAGTGTAGGTATGGGTGCAAGCCATGAAGCTGAAATTCATGGTGTTGATATATCTATCCATAGAGCAGATAGCGTTGTGGGTGATGCAGAGCCGATAGCTGAAGTCACTGAAAATGTTGGACAAACAGGTGAGTCTGCCCCAGGACCTGGCCTAATGGATGAGTTTAATCCTGAAGAAATGGATCGCGAGGATCCTCATGGTGATAGCCAGGATATGATGTCTCGATCTCTAATTAGGGCAGATAGTGGTTCAAAAATATATGGTTCTACAAAGGCTGATTCTGTTGAAAGTGAGGAGAAGATAAGCCACACATTGGGTCATGAGAGCAGTGCTCATCCTTCCCTTTCTTGCAATGCAGTAATTTGCTCAGGTTATGAAGCATCAAAAGAGGAGGTTACACAGAAAGGAAAGACTTCTGCAGTTGATGACTACCCCCCTGAATCAGATTATGTTCCTAAGAAAGGAACAG CATTACCAGGGCCAGCAAATGGAGAAAATGAATATGAAGGAGAAGTTAGAGAATTTGATCCAATCAAGCATCACAACTATTATTGCCCTTGGGTAAATGGTAATGTTGCTGCAGCTGGTTGTGGCAGCAACACTGTGTCTAGTTCAAGCAGTTTCACTGCCCTTTCTGGTTGGCAGCTGACATTGGATGCCTTGGATACCTTACAATCTGTTGGGCATGTTCCCATCCAGACAATGCAGTCCGAGTCTGCTGCTTCTCTCTATAAG GATGAACACTTGACTCCCAGCCAAAAACTCCTGAGACACCACTCTACCAGTAAAAGCCATGGACATCGCTGA